The region taacaTGAAGGGTTTGTGGTGCAGTGATAACTGATGTTGtgtatgttgttgatgatgattatGATGTTGTTGTGTATAATGGTGTTGATGATTTGAGTGTGAGAATATATTGTTGTTGATTGTATAATGAATGTATACTTATTCTATGTTTCTCTACCTTAGCATTCCTTACATTATTTACATTGAATGTTGTTTCTCACCCCTTCAACATTGGCATCGTGCAGACACTCAGGAGTAAATctcgctgaagtaagtggaagtTGGATCTTGGAATACTTCCTTAGTTTATCATTTTGATTAGTGGTGTCTTACTCTGATTATGTAACATTTGGTTGAGAATGCTTGTTTTACTTGTTGTGTTGTTTATGTTGAAGTTAAATACCATTTTTGTTTTGTGGAGATTATGACTTATTTGTTCGAGTTGATTGATACAAATCATTTTATTTATGTTATGAAAGTTAAAGTTTGAGACTAAATGTCATGAGATGATATATctttaataattatttaatgatGATTCCGTTGTGATGATACCTTAAGTGAAGGTGAGTATGCGATGACAAATTTTATGTAAAATAATGTAACTTGTGTTACAGAGTATGATATGTTTAATGTGTATGACACTATATGTGTATGACACTATATGTAGTTGTACTTTTTATTAAATTATGCGATAATTTATATATGGGATTTTAGGATATTACATATAACCCCAACATCTAGGAGTTTCAACATTTCCTTCTTCACTAATTGCTTCATATTGGGGTTTTACTTCCTCTAATGTTCTCTTGAGGCTTGTAATCCTTTTCTAACAATATTTTATGCATACACGTGGATATGGAAGTACTTATCCCTTTCAATCCCTTAATCATGTACCTATTAGCCTTAAGGTTCTTTGTCAACATAGGAAGTAATTTTTTTCATCTCATTGTTATCTAATTTTGCGTTTATGTTAACTTGATGAGTGAAATTTTTGCCAAAGAATGCATATTTAAGTTTTTCTGGTAAGGGTTTCAGATGCATTTTTTAGATTTCCTGTTTGGTGGGTGTTGAACCATCCATCTTATGTCTTCGAAGCTTTGATCTTGATCGATAGGAATTTCATCCCATAATATTCCATAAACTTCAGCTTCTTCACCTTTATTTTTTCAAGTCATCACTACCTATTAGACATTCCTCCATACCATCAGGAAGATGTGGTTCGAATGGCCATTCTTTAACGCAATGGTCAATTATGTCAATTTTACAACATGAATCTTCAAAAGTGgatttttcatgaattttgatAGGATGAATTCAATCTTTTGTTGCCCACATTTAAGGTTATTTTCCCTTGTTAACGTCTATAATTTCCTCATCAGTGGTGAGAAAAGGTATCACATAAATAGTATTCTAACTAAAAACTCTAATGCTAATATAACAATTTATGTGAACAATACTTTTTTGAATGATGGCATTATATGTGTTTTCCATTAAGATATTTTATATTGATTTTGTTAAATCATGAGAATGTCAATTATTAACTACTTCAATTATGTCTATAATTATAACACTTATTTTTCAAATTTATAGCGATTTAATATAAGATTTTCTTTATATTTTGTATATGGATAATGGCTTcaaaattaaaacaaaaacatctctattaaatttataatttaaaaaaaacttCCTTCTACTATATTAAATATATAAATTGTTATAAAAGATATTACGTATATTCTCCGAACCATACCATACGACAATTTTCAAAATGCTAATAGAGAAAGAAGAAATAGTTTGATGTCTTGTAAAAATTAATCACTAAAAAGGATTTAACACTCCTATAATTCGGATTAGACCCAATTCAACTCTATAAAATTGATTTGTTAGACGGTGGCGGTTAAATCCACTTGTTCAAATCAAACACAATGAAAGTGTTCGAGACATACTAAATTCACCTCGTCAAAATCAATATAATAAAGGTATTGTTGGCAAACTAAACCACTATTTTAAATCTAACTTAATAAAAGTGTTCTAGGATGCAATGAAGACAAATCAAATGTCACAATTAAACAACTAGCAGCAAAGCAAACTGCAATAAACCTAAAGTGTGGACGATGTGAAAAGCTCAACAACAAATCTAAAATAGACTCTAATATCATCTTAAAATTTGAATTGAACCTAACTCAATCATAGTGATGGATCACGAGATGAACATCCACATTAGATCAAGAATAATCGCATAAATGAGATATACACCACAAAACCTTAAGACATTAGAAATATAATTCATCTCATTTATATTTATAGTGTTAAacatcaatttttttttaaaaacatggAATCATGTTTATATCTCAACAATCTTTCCGTCAAGTTTGAGTTCATCCCACTTATATACACCTTATATGTTTTTTCTAGCTCTAATACATAGATCATGACGGAAACATCCACGTTGGATAAAGAACAATCACACAAACAAGTAAAAATACTATATATTTATCCAAAAtcttaaaattttaaatatatgaATTCTCTATTTAAAAAGTATTCTATCCAAAAtcttaaaattttaaatatataaatTCTCTATTTAAAAAGTATTCAACCTCCACTTTTTTTTCGATCAATATGAAACTACCAAGTCATACTTGTATCTCAAAAGTAGAAACTTTAGAAACCTCACACATATTACTAACTCCCATAAAAACCCCACACATATTACTGACTCCCATATTACTAACTCCCATTATGTCTTCTAATGGAATTCAAGTGTGAGTGGCATTTTACTTGTTGGAGTCCGGAGAGCACCAAAAGTGACAATGGACTAAATAATGTCCATGGATCCAAGAACCCTTATCATCACACCCCCAAAATCTTAAGATAATAGAGGTATGGATCATTTCTCTTATTATACAATATTTCCTTCCTTTCTATTCAATAGAGGACTTTACCACTCACTTAAAATCCAACACATTCACAATGAGATCAAGCACAATACTACCAAATTTCCTTCACCCTCTCCAATTATCCATTTTCCTAAATCATATTATTTTTTCTCTAAGAATGGTTAAGTGTACTTCAAAATCCATCTCGCTCTCCATTTCCCTCTCCCCTAGTGCAACCCCTATGACACACTGCAGGCTTAAATCCTTAGGCCTATTTTCATTTTCAAGCCACATTTAATCATTCTTAAGTTTCtcttcaaacaaaaaaaaaatctcaattcCCCTATATACATTCTAATCCTTCAAAACACACTAAATAAAGAATCATCCTGGTAATCCAATATTACACACATCATCAATCATATCATGCAAGAATCCAATATGAGCAAAGCAAAAATCATTAACCAAGTGTATAACAACCTTTATCAGCTAAAGTTTAAGAAATATTCATCCATCCAACACCAATCATCTCATGTTTCACCTTAACCGGGAGATAATCGGTTTCCCGAAAATAAAcaaaaaatgataataaagaaATTTTGGCTAAATTCTTAATGGCCATTTAATAAGTAACAATGGCACCAGAAACTTCAACTTCAATTAAGCAGAATTTTCCTGACTAATTGTGCCGGTTTTCTTGACCCCTATGTGTTCATCATCTTATCTTATAAGATAAAATAGAATATTCAGAGACACGAATATCTCTCACGATGCTAAGCCTGTTGTCTTACAAATGGGACACAGATTCTTGTGCATTAGCCACTGTTTGATACAGTCCGTATGAAAATCGTGCCCGCAGTCCAACGATCCGATATCATCTTCGTTTTTATACTCCTCCTATGCATATCACATACATCATGTGGTAAGTACAACAAAACCCATGTGCATGCATGCAAATGACAAAGAAAACAGTAAAATCATGTTTTACCTGACAAACAGAGCAGGGTTCTGCATCACTCTGAGAACCTGATTCATCAACTGAATATTTCTTCTGTTTCAAATGCTTCATGATGGTTTCCTCGTTCAATCCTGTACTCACGTTTCCGATGCGTTCTTCAAGAGCTAGTAACTCCTATTTGATTCACAAGTGTTGCACAATAAGACAATTGATAGAGGAGTATTAAACATTTTGAAATGTGGAAACTAATTATTTTACCTCATAAGACATGTTATCAACATCGAGCCGCATATCCCTATGTCGGTCATGAATATCAGCAATTCCAGAAAACATTGAATGGTCGAGAATCATAACATCCTATCACAATCAAAAACACAAGTCTTAAAACAAGAGTTTTGTACGAATATAACAAGTCAATATTATGTTTTCAACCACGGAAAAAGTTAATCGGCTGAACGCTATGAATCCCAACACTCAGAAACTTGAAAAAACCAGGAAAACGAATGCCAATGGCCCCAAGCTAATAATAAACCGAAACTCAAATTGACAAATGGGGTCGAGAAAAGCAGATAAAGGCAAAGCATCAAAAAAATGGTCTATATAGAAATGCAATGCTCGTGCTATATAGCTTTAAATTAGTTTTTGGACCCTCAAACACTTAATATCTAGATTTTGTCAGGTGTGAATCTTAATAACTTTGAAATTTTAATTTTGGACCTAACCCAACCACATAAAACCGGCTTATAAGATGAGGAGGTGCCTCCCACTTATAAAACACTTTTCGTCCATATCTCATCTAATGTGAGACTCTCAACACACCACTTCCAAAACCGGGTTGGTACTAGACATATAACCCAGGTGGTCCAGTGGGTCCAGTAGCAGATAACCCAACTACCCAACGGAACTTGGATAAACTATGATAACATCTTAAATTTGGGTTAGGCCTAACTCACCCCTACAAAACAGACTTGTAAGAAGAGGGATGTCTCCCTCGCATAAAGACGTTTGTAAGCCATATCACATTCAATGTGCGACTCTCAACAATAGGCTTAGGTAACATTTGATCAACAGGTTAGATGAGAACAGAACAAAACTATGTAAAATAACAAGAAAGGATATAAGGAGTGAATGAGTGAAGTGATAAAGGAGGTTTAGACTTGTATCCCCACTCACAACATAATACTAACATATACTAACCTAATAACATTTTCCATTCCAAATATACATAAATAAAATTACAGAAGATAAGAAAAGCAGTACATCACAATTCCGTCAAAAAGGGCAGAGCCATAGCGAACAAAGAAGACTGTAAGCTCTACAACTAAACATGTCAAGTGAACATATTGATTACTTTATAACTACATAAGAATTGAACCATTCCTAACACACTATGGCATTTGataaattaaatacaaaaattCCAAGAAAGCTTTACTAGAATACCAGTGCATCTGTCAACATACACCGGTAATATGAAATAAAACTAACCTCAAACCGCAGGTTCCCACCCCTACGCATAAGGCCCAACACATTACGGAGCTGCACAAAATATAAAGAATGTCAACTCCAATAGAACAGTTATTCGTAAAAGATAATAACAAAATGAATGTGTTACAACAGTATTATCATGAAAAAGAAGAGAATTGAATACATACCTCGGATACAAGTCTACTACTTCCTTCACCAGCAGCAGCCAAAGATCGTAAGGAATAGGGGATTCCAAATTCACTATCAGCTGACCTCTCCAACCATGGAGATGATCCAGGGTTTGTCGCCGATGGCGGTCCTCTTGATTCTGATGGAGTAGAAGGACCGCGCAAGGTAGAATAGTTATTGCTTGAACTTCCACCTTCAGCACCAGGAGTAAACAAGGACCGGCGAACATATTCAGATAACCTGCGTGGATACTGCTGAGGATTGGGACGAGAAACCCACGCCGAGACAGATGATGGATTCAAAGCAGGAGGATTCGGAGCAGTCCGTGACGACGAAGCAACATTTCCAGGAACAGTTAAATTTGCAGTACCCGAAGGTCTAGATGCATTTCGAACAGCATTTCTTAAATTTGCAGGTATAAACACTGGATGATCAATTACTGAATTTGACGAATGGTTGTTAGTTGAGCTAGAACCACCATTCCACCTGATGGATTGCGAACTCCTCGGTAAAGCAGGAACATGACTTAGATGCGGATGGCTTTGAGGAAGCAAGGTATCTACCGGTGGTACTGACCTCAAGTCCAGAGAACTATCAATAGGGTGAAACCTCGGCAACattggagaagaagaaggaacACTAGAATTCCTGATCACACTCCCATTTGAGAATGTGGGTTGAGGGAGAGAAATCTGTTGGCTTGCAGGGTTTACCCTCAAGCGAAAATTTCGGTGGAAGCTTTCTGAGCTTCCTGCAACAGTTGACTCGGGTATCGTTTCAGAAGATCCATCTCCAACGCTTAGGCCAAGTCTTGCATTCACCTGTTCGGCCGGTGATGATCGGTTGAAATTGTTCATCGCGTAATCCTGAGTAGGAAGAGTATTCCAAGCACTGCCATCTGTATGCTGACTATAGCTAGAACTTCCACCGTCAGAAGATTGTCCACCGATTCCTTCACCTGCCTTTCTTTTACAAGATAGGCGGCGGTTTGGGTCCAGAGAACAACCTTGCCTACCGTCAGTCTCCCCGACAAAAACGCTGTTACGTCCACCAGAAGGAAGCAAAAACGAACCAGAACCAATAGTTGGCGGAATATGCTCATTCAGCTGACCACTAGATTTGGCAGCGTTAGAATGATCGACTTCCACATGATAGCTATTATTATCACCAACATTATCTGCTAAAGCCGCATTTAAATTGAGATTTTGTGGCACCAAATGAGGACTGGAGCCACACATATACATAGGACCTGAATTGACATTATCCAATGAAAAGGCATTGGTTGGTTCGAAGTGCCTTTCTTCGAGTCTTGGACCAGCTACAGCACCACCGTTTATCGGAGGTGATAACCGCAATTCCCTTTTCAGCTCATTGTTGTTAACTTCGTTTTGTGTATTACTGGAACTCGGTTCGCCTAAGCTCCATCCACTCAAGTTCTGCCATTCATGGTTTACAGAATTCCCGTGAGATGGGTTCATATCACCCGGAGAAAGTAGAAACTCAGGTAACCGATTCTCAGCAGGAGTCCGCATATTATTCCAGAAAATATGCTGATCAACTGCAGCATTACTTGATGTTGACCCACAATCAAACTCAAAGGTTTCGGACGAGGAACCAATCGTGCCTCTCTGTCCTTGCATTGAGAAATGTATAAATACAATTAAATATCCGAATTGATTCCCTCAATAAAACAATGAAGAGTTTAGCTGATCTGTTCAACAAAAAACACAAAAAGGATCAGTAAGATTGAAACCCAACACAGATCAAAGAATTCACCATCATGTCACATAGAATAGTTATCAACGAGGAAACCCGATACATAAGAATCATTTCAAGAACGAGTTACAAAGGCAACAATCAAAAGTAGGGAACAATTACACGATAACAGACAATACTTTTCTCAATGCAAAACACATTCTGATAGTAACAATTAAAGTCGAAACAATATGAGAATGCCAAAGTAATCAAGAACAAAGTAGCTTGCGTTGTCGGCACAAATTCTACTTCTGCAGCACGACACAAGATAACAAAACCAACAACATACTTCAATTTAATATTAGGATAGTGATACAAAAGAATCGATGTAGCAAAGCTTCATCATAAGCAGAAAGTTCATCCTGATGTAAAACATGAAAGCATTTTGAAACATCACAATCACGATTACCAGTGAATCCAATAGAATCCTGCAGTACAAAAAACCCACTAATGCAGCATTGCCAATCCATCAGCATCAAAAACAATTTGCACAAAAACCACAAGAATAAAAAGTACCAACAAAGAATAAAACATAAAGTCAACTCCTTTTTACAGTAATGAACAAAACAAAGATAAAAACCAAGATTTTTGCCAAAATCAGAAGTTCTATAGCAACCCCAAATTGGGTACAAACCGGGCTAGATTAAACATTTCTAGACCCAACAAAAAAAACCATACTTCATCATCAACAATCATGTTGAAATAATTGTGAAAACAAATAAAATCCCTAAAAAAAATTTGGGAGAAAAAAAAAGTGAATGTTTTTTTCATCCAAACccagaaattaaaaatgaaaattaaaaacatGTAAAAATCAAAACTTTGAAAGCTTTTGAATCTAAGCAAAGCATAGAGTGATCAGAAGAATAAGGTTAATGAAGAAAAAGTAAAGGAAACTGACCAGATGAAAATGAAAGATGGTAGATCTATGAGAAAATCATGAGATGAGTAACTGAAAAAACAAGGAAAGAACCCAAACCCATGTTGGTTTTGAGGATGTTTTCTTGTCTTGTTCCTTTTCCACAcatgaagatgaagaggaaaaaGAGAGGGTGGTGGTGTTGTTGTTTATGATGGTGGTGTTGGTGGAGGAAGAATGATATATCTCAAAAAAAAATGAGatatgaaaaatgaaaaatattagGAGAAATTAAAGAGGGTAGTAATTTTCAATTTACAAAAACAACCCAAttgaagagagagagagagagaaattaGAGAGAGAAAGTGTGTTCAAAAGTCATAGCTTTAGAGGGAGGTGGACACACAATACAAGCAGCTTCCCCCAAAGATGTGATTGTCTATATTTACCCTAATTTAAAgtaataatattttattaaaacttaccaaaatatatatataaagttaAGATTCGACGTATTTTAAAtgtaattatttttattaaaaaaattatatgaaaaaataaataaattatatgaATGAATTTTGATTTCTCTATTTTGAGATATTGACCTTTTTAATTGTGGTAAAGGTATTTAATTAATATCCgatatatattaaaaaaatgaattagatgagtttttaatttaaaatattaaaaatatatatatatatatatatatatatatatatatatatatatatatatatatatatatatttaatatttgATATATTCTAGAATATAGTTATTTTTTATTATGATATTTTGATATAAAAAATGATTCTATTGAAATAATTGATTTATTTcaatttttaatataattttaattatATGTCTAGAATATAATTATCTTTTATTATGATATTTTGATATAAAAGTGATTATATTGAAATAAttgattcatttttatttttaatacaattttaattatatatctagaatataattatttattatgatattttgatagaaaaaataattatattaaaataattgatttatttcaagttttaatacaattttaattatattttttaaaatatataatttaatattatttacaaaaCTTTTAGTTTAATATTTTATGCTTTGTATTTATGATGATATGATGAGGGTTTTTAGTAAATGTATTATTcttatttatttatatattttttagtCTATGTGAAAATAGAAATTTTAAAATCAAATGTATTTTTTCTATAGGACTTTTGGGACCTTTTTTATGTATTTTCATTCTAGATTGATTATATGAATTAAATTATGAGatttcttcttttataaaaaataatatatataatacTTCTTCTAGATTGATTTTATATTAAGAAAAAAGGTTTACTTTTACACTTTATAAGGAGAAAGTTAGGTGTTTATTTTTCTTCTAAATATAATGACTatttctcttttctctttttcctttttaataaaaaatttcaTTGTCATTTATCAAATTACTAAAGAACAAATTTAATATtcataaaataataatattacATGTGAACAGattaattaatatttatttatacCAAAATTATTCAAACTTTTAATAATTTAGTTCATAGTAATAGAACATTGtatttattactattattattaagaaaaagtattattattaatattaattggTAAATATTTATTGCTTTGAAATTGGTAATCTGACTAAAGGCTGAAAGGGTGTCTGCTCTGCTGCCCTTGTTTGGCAGCTTACCAAATATGTGATGTTTGTATTTTATATGGGTccttcttttatttttttattttttttttaaataatgggtccttcttttattaatttaaaataaaataaaaattgcaTTTTCTTTGATGTATATCtctaaacaaacaaaaatatatatgGCCTAGTATTTTGTATTAAAAAAATTGctttgtattattattattatttaaggCAATTTTTATATTCAGTAAAAAAAGGCAATATTTATGGTATTTTATAAAAAAGGCAAATTTTATGGTTTTATATTTTGACCAACATAATTTCAAAAATGAGACTTTAAATATTTGGTCCAATTCATTTTAAAGATATTaatgttttaatattttatattatatgTGTGCATCTTTTGTATATATCAATTTCTTAAATGAATTacaatattttaaaaaattcattCTTAACTCTTGGTCAAAAGATTATATCAACTTAGTAAAAATCAATTAATTATATTGaattaaatataattatttatttGGTGAAGATATTGAATtcaattatattattttaaattttatatgTAATAACTTTGTATGATTATATGAATAAAAAAATTGTATGATTATTAGTAGTATTTTGACTGAACTTTTatgttttttttcaaaatttgtaTGATTATTACAATGTCACAAGTTActtttttgttttatttaatataatggtaattcttttattaattaaaataaaatatctttaaaaaaagaaaataaaattgcattttcTTTGATGTATATCTCTAAGCAAACAAAAATATATATCTGGCCTAGTATTTCAGTCAAATAAAACGTATATATTCTAGCCTAGTATTTTGTATTAAAAAAATGGCcttgtattattattatttaaggCAATTTATATTGAGTaaaaatgaaattttttatattttttaaaaagGAAGGCAAGCTTTATGGTCTTGTTGAGTGTTTATATATTTTGACCAACATAATATCAAAAATGAGactttaaatatttgatcaaaatTCAATTTAAAGATATTAATGTtctaatattttttattattttgtgATATATCAATTTATTAAATGAATTggattattttaaaaaattcattCTTAACTCTCGGTCAAAAGAATATATGAACttaataaaaattaattattGTATTGAATCAATTATAATTATTCTTTGGTGAACATATTGATTtcaattatattattttaaattttaagtGTAATAACTTGTATGGTTATTATTATTTTGACTGATCTTGTATATTCGTTTTTTGTTTCAAAATTTGTCTGATTATTATACAATGTCACAAGTCACGTTTTTATTATTAGTGTAAAATAAAATTAAAGTTACatttttattattgttatttttattatAAACAAAAGGTAGCGTATGACTCTCACTCCAAAAAAAGAGAACCAACCTCACTTCTCTAATATTGTGTTTCCATTGCCTTCACGCCAAGCACCATTGTCTTTACCATCCACTTCACATTTTTTTTATATTCATGTGACCCCtctttctttttttgtttttcttcTTAATTTCCCTTTACTTTTGCATGAGATACGATTCAATTGATTTTTCATaatattcataatttttttttgtagaaaaataatatttataatatCAATTCAATTTACTTATTAAAAAAGTCAAATTAATATGGTCGGGCCATGTGTCCAGGTCGGTCGGACTTTAAATTGCGGAAGAATAAATTTACTTATATTTTATAAgatgtaaaaatatttttttaaatacaAATATCTCAATTCTTCTActttttaatatttaataaattttCATCTAAATTAATATTATGTcaataaatattttattaattgAGTTTTTATCAATTAAGAGAATATTAATCAAAATCAACTACACTAGTTTAATATATCATTTTATATTTTAAAACATAAAGacattaaaatttaattaataattataaatatatttttgatcatctattttttaatatatttttgatcatctatttttaatatatttttgaTCATCTATTTTTATTCGCTCAtgaaattgatctttcattttAAAATCATATCTAGTTTTGATCCTCGTGTGTATTTGTTAAAGAAAAAATGGTAACAATATTAGGAATGACAATAGACAAGATTTTGGCAAAATATTATAGTACTCTGTGTATTCCTATTATTCTATTAAGAAATTAGAAATGCTTGGTGAAATAATGGAGTATAGTCTCAATGTGGCAGAGTGGATCTCTAATACTACGAATAGAGATGGACATGCAATATTAGCATTTCAACATTCAAGTCAATAAAAGAATGAGGAGTATTATCGATTAGAGAAAGTCTCAGCAAGTCTCACAAGGTGATTATGGATATTCCCTATCATTTTAGTGTGGAATATGAGAGATAGTTCGATGACATCTAACGGTAGGCAGCAATCTCTAGAATGGATCTAGTGTGAAGCTCTAGAGCAAGGTTACATTATACATTCGATACTTTAGTGGATACTTTAGTGGAGTGACTAGGACCGGTGGTTGAGCTTCCTCCTTTTTAAAAGAGTCTTTATTCTCAAGTTCATAGCTGCGTGAACATCAATATTTGTAAATGCACTCTATGAGTACTTAAATGTTCATATCGTTACCCACATTTCTAATAAAATAAATAGATCGTTATAAAATATCATACTTTGTCTAATCTTTATGACATGGATCAATGATATAATTATAAAATATATACTTTTAAATTTTTAACAACAATAAAAATATAAAAGATTTTATTACTATTTATGAAATAAACTAACACTTTTATTAAATTTTGTAATAGTTTGTGTTCCGTTCAAGAACAAGAAATGGATGCAGTTGAAGAAATGATAATCTTAAACAATGGTGATGATGTCCTTTACGGTGTTTTGAAAACCTTTTTGCAAGCCTTGTTGTAACACCATATTTTTTCGAATTTGATTAATtatgttattttaattaaatttgtgatgtgttggtgaattatttgattttatGTGTTCGGGGTAGATGGCATAGGATGAAAGAACACGCCCTTTAGAAATAAAATGagtttttatttaattttaatttatttaattaattaatttgaaaaaataGAGTGTAGGATAGAAATTAGAAGTTTAGTAAAGTTTTGGGGGTGTGG is a window of Lathyrus oleraceus cultivar Zhongwan6 chromosome 6, CAAS_Psat_ZW6_1.0, whole genome shotgun sequence DNA encoding:
- the LOC127091144 gene encoding probable E3 ubiquitin-protein ligase RHG1A — encoded protein: MQGQRGTIGSSSETFEFDCGSTSSNAAVDQHIFWNNMRTPAENRLPEFLLSPGDMNPSHGNSVNHEWQNLSGWSLGEPSSSNTQNEVNNNELKRELRLSPPINGGAVAGPRLEERHFEPTNAFSLDNVNSGPMYMCGSSPHLVPQNLNLNAALADNVGDNNSYHVEVDHSNAAKSSGQLNEHIPPTIGSGSFLLPSGGRNSVFVGETDGRQGCSLDPNRRLSCKRKAGEGIGGQSSDGGSSSYSQHTDGSAWNTLPTQDYAMNNFNRSSPAEQVNARLGLSVGDGSSETIPESTVAGSSESFHRNFRLRVNPASQQISLPQPTFSNGSVIRNSSVPSSSPMLPRFHPIDSSLDLRSVPPVDTLLPQSHPHLSHVPALPRSSQSIRWNGGSSSTNNHSSNSVIDHPVFIPANLRNAVRNASRPSGTANLTVPGNVASSSRTAPNPPALNPSSVSAWVSRPNPQQYPRRLSEYVRRSLFTPGAEGGSSSNNYSTLRGPSTPSESRGPPSATNPGSSPWLERSADSEFGIPYSLRSLAAAGEGSSRLVSELRNVLGLMRRGGNLRFEDVMILDHSMFSGIADIHDRHRDMRLDVDNMSYEELLALEERIGNVSTGLNEETIMKHLKQKKYSVDESGSQSDAEPCSVCQEEYKNEDDIGSLDCGHDFHTDCIKQWLMHKNLCPICKTTGLAS